Below is a window of Fusobacterium sp. DNA.
TAATGAAACTTGAAATTGTAGTTCCTGAAAATTACATGGGAGATGTAATGGGTGATATGAATAAGCGTAGAGGAAGAATATTAGGAATGGAACCTAATCAATATGGAGAACAAGTATTAAATGTAGAAGTTCCACAAGCTGAAATATTGAAATATGCTCTTGATCTTAGAGCTATGACTCAAGGAAGAGGCCATTATAGATTTGAGTTTGCAAGATATGAAGAAGTACCAGAGGTATTAGCTAAAAAAATAATTGAAAGCAGAAAAGCATAATATTATAACTACAGAGGCCATTTTCAGTGAAGAAATTTGCTGAGTGGTCTCTTCTTTATTTTAGGAGTGAGATAAATGGAAGAGATATTTGTAGTAGAATTTGAAGAGAGGCATCTCAAAGGATTTAAAAAAATAGGTTATGAATGGCTTTTAAAGTATGATTTACTGGAACCTGTAGATGAAGAGATGCTGAATAATCCTAAAGAAAAAATAGTGGATAAAGGTGGGTTTGTGTATATAGCTGAAATAGATAATGAATGTGTAGGAACTGTTTCATTAGGGAAGTTAGAAAATGGTGATTTTGAAGTATTAAAACTTGCTGTTAGTGATGGATATCAAGGGAAAAAAATTGGAAGTTTATTAATGGAAATGTGTTTTGAAAAAGCAAGAGAAAAAGGAGCAAAAAAGCTAATACTTTATTCAAATCATAAATTAAAAGCGGCTCTTCATTTGTATAAAAAATATGGATTTATAGAACTAAAATGTGATGGAAATAAATACGAAGAAGCTGATATAAAAATGGAATGTGTATTATAAATTTAAGAAAAAAACTCATTATTTTGAGTTTTTTCTCTATTTTTTCTTCTTGTAAAGTATAGATTAATTGTTTTTCTTTTATATTTTATAAATATTGGAGAAAGATTTAAAAATTCTTTTATTTTTTAACAAATTATAGTAATATATAAAAAAGAACTTAGATATAAAGGAGCTGTGTATGTTTATTCTTGAAAAAATAATCTCATCAATGTTGCTATCACCACTGCCATTTATTTTAATTTTTCTTTATATAGGATTAAAAAATATATTCAATAGGAAGATAAAATTTGGAATTATTTTGATTTTAATTGGAATTGGAACTTATTTAGGAACAAGTGATTTTTTTATAGATAAATTTCTTTTTAAATTAGAGAGCGAATATCCATTAATATCAGCAGTAAAATTGCAAGATGCAGATGTTTACATTCTCTTAGGTGGAGGGATAATACCAAACAGTGCTGGAGGAAATGTACCAGCAGAAGGTGCTAATACAAGAATAATGAAGACAGCACAATTTTATAATAAGTATCCTAAAAAAATATATATATCTGGAGGGATGCCCCTTCAGGATAAAGAAAGTGAAAGTTCTGTATACAGAAGAGAACTAATAGCTTTAGGGATACCGAGCAAAGATATTGTAATAGAGGAAAAAAGCAGAAATACAAAAGAGAATGCTGTATATATAAAAGAAATGATGGAAGAAGCTAAGGAAAAAAAAGCAGTATTAATTACATCGGCATTTCATATGCCACGAAGTGTAAAAACTTTTGATAAGGGAGAGAGGGGATTAATATTTTATCCTGCTCCTTGTGATTTTATGGCTAAAAGTGGAACTGAAAACTTCTTTGATTATATTCCTGAATATAATAATTTTAAAAAGTTAGGATTGCTTCTAAGAGAATATGTTGGAATAATATATTATAAAATAAGATATTAATTTAAAACTAAAAGAAATTAAGGGGGAAAAATGCTGGGAAGAGAAATTTATATTCAGAGAAGAGAAATACTTAAAAAAAAGCTGGGAAAAGGGGTTGTGATTCTTCCAGGAAATAATGATTCACCTAGAAATTATAAAGATAATTGTTACTCTTTTAATCAGGATTCAACATTTCTTTACTATTTTGGAATGGATATTCCAAGCCTTATAGGAGTAATAGATATAGATAATGATAAAGAATATATATTTGGAACTGATTTTACATTAGATGATATAGTGTGGATGGGAGAACAAAAACTTCTTAAAACTTATGCAGCAGAAGTAGGAATAGAAAATTTTATTGAGAT
It encodes the following:
- a CDS encoding GNAT family N-acetyltransferase, which translates into the protein MEEIFVVEFEERHLKGFKKIGYEWLLKYDLLEPVDEEMLNNPKEKIVDKGGFVYIAEIDNECVGTVSLGKLENGDFEVLKLAVSDGYQGKKIGSLLMEMCFEKAREKGAKKLILYSNHKLKAALHLYKKYGFIELKCDGNKYEEADIKMECVL
- a CDS encoding YdcF family protein; translation: MFILEKIISSMLLSPLPFILIFLYIGLKNIFNRKIKFGIILILIGIGTYLGTSDFFIDKFLFKLESEYPLISAVKLQDADVYILLGGGIIPNSAGGNVPAEGANTRIMKTAQFYNKYPKKIYISGGMPLQDKESESSVYRRELIALGIPSKDIVIEEKSRNTKENAVYIKEMMEEAKEKKAVLITSAFHMPRSVKTFDKGERGLIFYPAPCDFMAKSGTENFFDYIPEYNNFKKLGLLLREYVGIIYYKIRY